CTTTATAAGTATTAACCTGTCTTTGGATCTCTTTTCTCTATGTGTCAGATATTTTCTTGgaaaattgttttcttttaacctttaaactgctaagatttttatttctttgctgGTGTTTATTTTATGCCCTCAAAATCATGGATTTTAGGGGGAAAAAGTGGAAAATTCTatactattttgttgttgttgtttttttctttgttctgcTGGGAGAAGTTTCTTCTGGAAAAGTCCTTTAAGGAAGTTTATGCTAATTGTCACGGATTCatatattatcttttttattatatataaaaaaaatgacaattatatcttttatgatgtttaacaaaacaatttttttggaCTTTTTCTGCCTGTATTTATTTTCTGCAATTTGGACTGATATATTAGTTTTCATCATAGCTTGGAACCTTTATTTAATGGTGTTAAGTGAGAAACTAGAGGCtgtgtttttttgtttgtttaactAACATGGAAGCCGGTTCGGTTATGAAGATTCCCCTGTTTCTTCTATATACCCTTTGTTCGTAAAGAATTTTTCgattttgtatttgtttgaTTCATTGCTGGTAGTGGATATAACCTTAAATAGAGCTTTAGCCTGTTAATGGTATGTAACTATGAATTTTGAGTTCCCGGGATTTTCTTGTTGACCTTTCTCTTCTCTAAAATCAAGCTAATTTCTTGTTATCATGTTACATGTCTTGATTCTAGGCAGTTTCATCTGATTTCATGGTCGAGAACTTGAATTCTCGAATCTGTTATTTATGCATACTTTTATGTCTGCAGATAGAAGTATAGACATTTTGATAATACACGGTTCGGGGCTGCTGATATTTGGTTTTTCTATTTCATCCCATGCTTTGGCTGACACGGTAATGCTGGCAGTATGGGAAAGAAGGGAAGTTGGTTTtctgcaattaaaaaaattttctttccacACTCCAAGGAAAAGCTAAATAATGTAAGTTGTTATTCTAACAATGATGCATATGAACTTCACCATTTCATCCGTGCTTTTGTTTCAACTCTACAAATTTATACAATCGTAGATGATATATGGTTGCTTAATTTCGTTCTTTCCCTTGTGTATGAAGTTTAAACATGCCTGTAGGTTGTGCTGGCATGAAAAACAGTTTTATGTTCTCAAACCAGTTTGTGATTACTGAATAGAAGAGCATAAGAACCTGGAATTTGGAAAAAGGGTCTAAAACAAAAGTGGATATAATTAGTTGCCTTTTGATGAACTATAGATGCATCTAATTGGAGTGTGAAATTTCTGATTGAAGTCGATTTTGTTCTATGTTCAGCTATTTAGCTCTATGTATTTGTTTCCGACCTCGTAGCATTAGCAAGCTCTACTGCATATTTTGTGCATACAAAGCGGCATAGTAAATTAGTTCTTTTTCCCTCTCAAAGACATGGTTTGGCATTTTTGGCTTGTAAAGCATGAACTTTTTCTGCCTAAATGTTGCTGAAAGGATACCTTATATTCCCCATGGTTAAATCTTTTTCAGGAATCGGATAAAAGAAGtgataaagaaaagaagaaaggcCCAGGAAAATTAAGGCATGGAGAAACCAATTCCTTCCTTCCCCTCTTTAGAAAGCCCAGCAGTATAGAGAAAATTCTGGGGGAAGCTGAACGAGAGCATAATCTAATATTCAGGCCTCCCACACCTCCAGAGCAGCCAAAAACACCACCTTTTGTGCCTCATAGACCTGCATCTCCACAGGGTCCATCTCCGAGGGTTGCCTCTCCTAGGGTTGCTTCTCCAAGAGCTGCTTCCCCTCCACGAGCTGCATCCCCTAGAGCTGCTtcaccacctccacctccacccCCTCGAGCTGCTTCTCCACGAGTTGCTTCTCCACGAGTTGCTTCTCCAAGAGGTGCTTCTCCAAAACCTGCTCCTTCTAGGATTGTTCGTCCTCGACCAGAACCAACTTTAAAGAACCAGCATGCTTCAGCGACCCAAATTCAAGCAGCCTATAGAGGTTATAAGGTAAGTCCTTTATTATTCTAACTAACAGAATATTTCAAGTGCAATTTGGGGGCAACCGGTGTGAAAAGACAAACAATGAGAAATATTTGGTGGTTGAACTCGAGAGAAGTAGAGAATAATTAATATGTTCAATACTTCACAGGCAAATACTGGTATGGGAAGTTATTGCTTGCACAAGTGTGGTCTATACCTGGTCACTTTCCCCTCCACTTTTCGACCTGCTGATATTAATAGATTTACTAAAGACCTTTCAATATTAGTGGCTATTACATAGGCTGAAGTAATAACCGAATTTTGCTTGTGcaaaaagttaattactatgCTACAGGTTGTATGCTGGACTGTGCTATCATGTTGTGTGATGCACAGTAGATACCTTTAGATTGACATGTTTTGCATCGATATTTGATTCCCTACTTGATTATCATGAAACTTGGAATACAGGCAAGGAGAAGTTTTAGAGCTTTGAAAGGCCTTGTGAGGCTTCAAGGAGTTGTGAGAGGTCAGCATGTGAAACGCCAAACTACGAATGCCATGAAGTATATGCAGCTTTTGGTGCGAGTTCAGTCTCAGATTCAGTCACGCAGGATCCAGAAGTTAGAAAACCAAGAACGACAACAGGCTGAGTCTAAGGAAGCAGAGAGTACCTTAGGCAAATGGACCAGCCAGGTAGTAAGTCGTCATTTGGTCATTGAATCTTAGTATTTCTTTTAAGTAGCTACAGCTTATCAAATCTTGAGATGCCCTCCTAAATCCAATAATTTGAatcattgaaattttttatgccAGCATTCATTTGAACAGTAAAAGCGAAGAATTGTCTGATTTTTTTTGCCATTTTCCTTTGTACTTTCGAAGTAGCATTGATATATTTCCATTAAAACTGTTAgataaagtaataaattaacACAATTCTTCCACCTTTAACCTTGATGAATTCTTCGGGTTCACAAGACACTTAGCGAACTTGAAGATCATGTATTCATGTTTGTTTCATGTACGTTTACTCTCTTCATAGCTGTTAAAATGTGTAACTTCGTTGAATGTTGGATTAGTCCGAGGCAGGCAACGAAAACTGGGATGACAGTGTGCTAACAAAAGAGGAAAGAGAAGCAAGAATGCAGAGAAAAGTGGAGGCAgtcatcaagagagaaagagcCATGGCCTATGCATATTCCAACCAGGTACACTTTTTAAGTTTTACCAGCCGACTCCGGTTTCAACTGTACCATAGTGTTGGATGGTTTACGACTTACTTTTGAGTCTTCATTTTTCCTGGAGTATCCCTATCTATTGCGTATCTGGACAATGGTACAAGTATATGGTCATCCAATAACCCTCTAAATCCATGGAAAAGTTAATATGTA
The window above is part of the Gossypium raimondii isolate GPD5lz chromosome 9, ASM2569854v1, whole genome shotgun sequence genome. Proteins encoded here:
- the LOC105800453 gene encoding protein IQ-DOMAIN 14 is translated as MGKKGSWFSAIKKIFFPHSKEKLNNESDKRSDKEKKKGPGKLRHGETNSFLPLFRKPSSIEKILGEAEREHNLIFRPPTPPEQPKTPPFVPHRPASPQGPSPRVASPRVASPRAASPPRAASPRAASPPPPPPPRAASPRVASPRVASPRGASPKPAPSRIVRPRPEPTLKNQHASATQIQAAYRGYKARRSFRALKGLVRLQGVVRGQHVKRQTTNAMKYMQLLVRVQSQIQSRRIQKLENQERQQAESKEAESTLGKWTSQSEAGNENWDDSVLTKEEREARMQRKVEAVIKRERAMAYAYSNQLWKSTPGSGIRSGGFPWWWNWLDHPLPPVNAPGSQGTKSFQLTPPRPNSQLKPSSRPQSSSSRQRQFTYDNIMETPTPKSTRSTILHAKRRMRTPPSSSRARARGAASPFDLHVKDDDSLMSCPPFSVPNYMNPTVSTKAKTRANSNPKERHVGTPQSESNRRLSYPLTQGIGSYRSNKGSIGNMSVDSTPSTPATITGGRKPFNRFV